CTTCAGTACGAAAGAGGCACTTGCATTATCGATATACATCTGATCATGCGTCACATCTGGATACTGAGTCGCCACTTCTTTGATCACTCTATCCCAGTAAGACAAACTATTGATCAGCGTATTGGACTTGGTCACATGCGTCACCTTATTTCTTCTTGTTCTGGCCAGTTGGAATGCATAGTGAGCGACTCTTTCTATCCCCTTTCGGGTAAAAATACTGGTATCTACCCCCATACCATTTTCTTCGTCTGGCAGGTACTGATTGCCGACCTGCACAAACTCGCCTTCAGTATTTTCCCTTACCACTACAAAATCAAAAGGTTTTTCAGACCTAAGCGGTCTAGTGACCCCAGGATACACCCGTACTGGCCTATAGTTTACATATTGCTGAAACTGTGTACGCACTTTGAATGTGTAGTCCTTGGCTGGTAGTGTATCATCCACACCTGGCAACCCTACCGCTCCAAAATATACAGCATCAAAAGCCTTTAGCTTCTCCAACGCATCTTCAGGCATGAATTTGCCATGCTCTAGGTAGTAGCCCGCACCATAGTCGAAGTTTTCCATATCAAACGAAAACCCAAATTTCTCTCCCGCAGCAAGCAGCACTTCCATCGCTGCAGGAACAATTTCTTTCCCAATCCCATCTCCTGGCACTACGGCTATCTTATACTTTGTCATTTTATCTTATTGTTTGTTTTGATTAAGATTTCAATTGTGATTTGAGTAGACTGATTCATAGGACTCTCCCATTTTTCAACATTGGATTGACTACTCCAGTTTTACATTCATCAAACTTATTGATCAATGTATTTTGTATTTTGAATTCAAAATTAATCAAATTAATTACATTTACAACCCCTATTGAAAAATGTAGAACTAGAACCAATAGATATTCAATCAGTTAATAGCGTAGCACAGATTAAAAAAACTTATATCATGAAAAGAACGATACTATTCATCCCAATGCTACTGAGTATAATATTCTGTCATGCTCAGACGAATGAGACGATCAAATTATCAGCCATCGAAGATTTTAACAGTACTACTGACAGCAACTATATCCCCTACTACCAAGACACCCAGCGTGAAGCTTTGGCCATCAATGCCGCACAATACAAAAACCAATTTGCGCTAGCGGTGAGTCGTTTTGAAGGAGAGTCCGGCAAGTATTTGGTTTCTATTTTGACCATGGCAGAAAATGACGGGGAATCTACTTACAAACTGTTGGTCAACGACAAAGTAATCGCCACTGCTCAAAACCCCACAACGACGAAAAGCTTTGAGGATGCTCAACTAGACTTTGGTCGGGTCAAATTGAAAACTTCGGACAAAATAGCCATTGCGTTCAATTCTCACACCAATGAAAAAATACCTGAGGGCGATATTACCGCTTATTCCAGAGGTAGGTGGAAAGCCCTGATTTTGGCAAAAAAGTAATACAACAGGCGTACTTTGCTACGGTTAATGTACGCCTAAACAAAACTTGCACCATCATAGCGCGGATCCATTTCTCATCAGAATAGACCCTTCGATCTGCGCGAGGTACTTATTATTTCTCTTCCAATGCCACGACCCTGGCAGGCGCACCGTCCCCGTTCTGTATTTTCAATGGCAAGGCAATCAAGAAAACCGATGGTGATTGAATCTGATCCAACCCCATAAGCCCCTCGATAATCGTGACCCCTCCTCCTAACAGGATTTTATGTATCTCTGTCACCTCCTTTAGGTCGGCTACATTGGCTACAGAGAGTGGCTCTACGCCCAGCATGTTGATTTTCTTTTGCACACACCATCGACAAAAAGCTTCGCTCAAACGGGGTAACTCTGATTTGAAATTGGGCTGATTGTAATTTTCAGCCCAGTGGGTACGCACCAGAATACTATCTCCACGCTGTACCTTCTCCAGCTGTCCTTCGAAATCCTTCCCATCGATTAGCTGACTTGCGTCATGAATGTCCACATCCAAAATCCAGGCCTTGGCCATCAACTTGGAAGGATGGAGCTCATCTACTGTAGTGTCGCTCACCCCAAAGTGTAGAGGAGCATCCATATGCGTACCTGCATGCGAATAAATGGTCAGCGTCTTAGCATTCCAGCCATCTACCTCAAGCTTGCGGGCAGGCTCATCAGCGTACCCGGCGATGTGTTCACCCAATGTGTGCGTAAGGTCGTGAACCTTATATTTAGATATATCCAACATTCTTTTAATATTTCGGCTAGCGAAAACTGCACCTTTGGCACAATCCTTCTGATCCTACAAGGTTAACTTTTTGTTTTTTGAATACATAATTCAATAACAGAAAAATGGATTTTGTTTATCTTGCAAGCTGAATTTCATCCTCTCGATACGTGGAACATTTAGAACTAGTAGATCGCATATACGCCGCAGTAAAGCAAAAAATCTTTGATCAGGAACTACAGCCAGGTCAAAAAATAACACAGGAGAAAATAGCCGCTGAACTGGGAGTGAGCAGAAGTCCGCTGCTAAAGGCACTCCAGCGACTAGAGACAGAGATGCTCGTCGAAAGCATCCCCAGACGAGGCATGTACGTGAAGTCTACCAACATCAATGACCTGATCGATGTATTCGAATGCCGGGCAGTACTAGAGGGACTTTCGGCTCGACTCACAGCAAGAAACATCACCCAACAACAGATCCAAACACTGAAAGATTGTTTTTCAGAATTTATTGGTCAGAAAAAGATAAGCATGGAAGACTATGCATCTGCGGATCGCGCTTTTCATGCCTATATACTGGAGTGGAGTGGCAATCAAACGCTTTCGCACTTGGAGATGCTTAGCAATATCCACTTGAAGGCTTTTCAAGCAGGATTGATTCGTGAACCAAAAGAAACATTAACCGAGCACCTTTCTATTATAGAAGCTTTGGAAAACCGGGATCAAGAACGTGCCGAAAAAGAAATGAGAAAACATATTGAACAGTCCCTTATTGACTTCAAAGGGAAGTTACTCAACTAATAAGTTCAAATAAAAACATTAACAAATGTCTACTATTCTATTGGGCTAGTGAAATATAAAAACCGGTTCAATACTTGATCTTCCTTTTGAATATTTTAAAATGTAAGTCAAACACATTTCATAGGCAGGCTTTTTCGGCCCTTCCTTGGCATGGCAGGTGAAAATTCGATGTTCTGTGAGGAATTGTCTGTTTTTGTTAGTTGGATAACCCCGAAAAAGCTTTGTAAGCTAATTTGGGCTTTATCCTTTTTTTGAAAAGCTAATCACCTATTATTCAGCAACCTAAATATTATCATTCATACCCCTTCAGCTTGGATATGAATTCTTTATTTCCATTCTTCCTTAGGTAATTCTGAGCACAAGAGAGAAAAACATCAAACCACAGAATGTATTTTAATTCCCACAATAGATTTAACGAACGAAGAACCATTTTTAGAATTTGAAATATTATACACTAATTGAGAGGTTAAGTGAAATCAATTTTTAAGATTAACCTCCAATAAGCACGCAAATAAATATAACTTATTCATTTTCAAAGATGGAAGATCGAGCTCCAACCGACGATCTCTTGAGTGATCATACCCCAAAAAATGGGACAGTGAGTTTAGTTCAGAAATGACAACTAAATTTACTGATATGACACGCAAGAAGTACACATCAAAATTCAAGACAAAGGTGGTTTTAGAAGCCATCAAAGAGCAATCAACCGTTGCAGAGCTGGCACAGAAATATGAACTGGCCCCTCAGCAAATCAACCTCTGGAAAAGAGAGTTTTTAGCCAATGCAGAGGGCGTTTTCGAGAAAAAGGGCAAGAGCAAGAAGTCGCAAGCTGACGATGAAAAGGATCAATTGCTCAAGACTATCGGTCAGCTAAAAGTGGAAAATGATTTTTTAAAAGACGCCTTGCGGTAAGACCATTGCCTGAACGGCGATCAATGATAGGCAAGGGTCAATTGAGTATGTCAAAGCAGTGCAAACTGCTGTCCATACACCGTTCAGGGATTTATTATAAGCCCAAAGGGGAGTCAGAATTGAACTTAAAGCTAATACGCATGATTGACGAGCATTAGCTGCACCACCCGTTCAAGGGAGCGGGCAGGATGCATACTTGGCTGACCAAAGACAAAGGGATGCTTGTGAGCAAGAATAGGATCGAGCGCCTCTATTACCGGGTGATGGGTTTACAAGCTGTGATGCCAGGAAAACATACGTCCAGACGTCATAAAGCCCACAAGGTGTATCCTTATCTACTTCGTAACCTGACAGTGGAGCGCCCCAATCAGGTCTGGGCAATGGACATCACCTACATCCCCATAAAGAAAGGGTTCATGTATTTGACAGCCATTATTGACCTCTACAGTAGGTATGTGGTCAATTGGTCAGTATCTAACTCCATGGATGCAGAATGGTGCCAACGGTGTCTAGAAGAGGCCATAGAGACGCATGGAAAGCCTGAGATTATTAATACCGATCAAGGCTCACAGTTTACCTCAGAAGTCTTCGCCAATTTCGTCTTGAGTCAAGACATCAAGTTGAGTATGGACGGAAAAGGAAGAGCTATTGATAATGCCTTTATTGAGCGGTTGTGGAGAAGTGTAAAGTATGAAAAGCTGTACCTCAATCCACCTAAGGACGGTATGGATCTGTACCTACTTGTAGCGGAATACTTCAACTACTACAACATGGAAAGAAGGCATACAAGTATCGAGGATCAGAGACCGATTGATCTCTATCAAACCACCCAAAAACAGGCCGCCTAATGTGCAGATCATTTTTGGGTTTTATTGTTAATGAAAGGAATATTAAACACTATTGTAGAACTTAAAACCGAACAAACCCTGTCCTAACTATTGGGGTATGATCATAAGGATCTATTATTTCTAGTAGCTCCCAATAGGAAATAGTCATATGTTGTTCTAAATGTCCAATACTTGTTAATGAGGCAAAACCCCACTGACCATTAGCCAAATTTCGAGCAGCTGATGTAACCAAATCTTGGTAACTATTAATATTAGAACGATCTAAGGAATTCAATCTCAACCTACACTTTTCAATGAGAATATCTATAATTCTATTATACTCTAAATTGATTAATCGAATTTGCTTCCCTCCAACATCCAATCTTCGTTGAATTTCTTTCTTGGTAATTATCAACTGATCAACAAAATCCAGTAAAGAACGTGGATCTGAACTTTTAATTTTCTTTAGGTACACTTTCCAGTTGTTCTTGTCAGGATAGAACAAATCCTCATAACCATTCTGATACCTACCAAAAACAAATAAGTAAGTATACAAGTTGAGTCGGTTTGTTTTAAACTGGTGTTCGAATCTTTGTCTTTTAATTGAATTGCTAATATTAGCAGAAAGGCCTATCGTTAAATTTACAACGCTGTTAATCATTTTATGTAGTTTTAAAATTTATGAATTCTTCTAAAATAGAGATTCACATTTTAATACATAAAAATTGAATATTGAAAGACTATTTAATTTAAAGTCAATGCAGAAAAACCGTGACCTATTCCGTGACCCAAAAGAAAAAACCCTCGCAAATCATTGATTTACAAGGGTTTATTTTCTAATTCGTACCCAGGGCCGGACTCGAACCGGCACGCCAATGACATTGGTGTTTGAGACCAACGCGTCTACCAATTCCGCCACCTGGGCATATCCATTTGATGATTAATTGTGGTCATCTTTTTTGCGGATTCGGCACCCTCTCTCTCAAAAGGGATGCAAACATATTTAAAGTTTTTTATTATCACAATACGATCTACAAAATCAGTTAATTTATTTTTCGTTCGAAAGATCGAGCCTCTGGTTTCGCAGCAAATAGCAGCTTAGTAGCCGGCCACACCTTCCCAAACAATTCTGATTTCCTATAAGCATTAAGCGCCTCTGCCGATTCCCATTCACTCAGGGTCACGAAGACATTTCTCTCCTCCACATCTGCCAACAACTCTACTCTTTGACAGCCCGGAAATCGTGCAATGTCCGACTGGTAAGTCGTGAATAATGCCACAAAATCTGCTACCCGATCCGTTTGGATCGTCAGTTTTACAATTCTGGTAATCATAATTTAAAGTCTATAAACACCTGGTCATTCACCAATAGGCCCAAGAGCTGCGAACCATTGCCCTGCAGCACACCAATTTGCAATCGACCTGTCGAATCAAAAATCACAAAGCACTCCCCTGGCCCAACATCAAAATAATTGTCATGGATGATACCGATCTTCTCTCTGCGGAAATTCACCTCATAAGGACAATAGTTATTGATCTTCATGATGGCCTCAAAATCCTGTTTCATGATATTGGTGACCAGGTTACCATAATGATCGATGCGTGTGATGTTCCCGGCTATCTGCTGCTTGGTCGCCTTAGAGTGACTCAGCATAAAACGCTTGATGGCCGTGATGGGCTGCCCCACTTCTTCTAGTTGGCTCCCTGCTGCTATC
This is a stretch of genomic DNA from Reichenbachiella ulvae. It encodes these proteins:
- a CDS encoding tartrate dehydrogenase is translated as MTKYKIAVVPGDGIGKEIVPAAMEVLLAAGEKFGFSFDMENFDYGAGYYLEHGKFMPEDALEKLKAFDAVYFGAVGLPGVDDTLPAKDYTFKVRTQFQQYVNYRPVRVYPGVTRPLRSEKPFDFVVVRENTEGEFVQVGNQYLPDEENGMGVDTSIFTRKGIERVAHYAFQLARTRRNKVTHVTKSNTLINSLSYWDRVIKEVATQYPDVTHDQMYIDNASASFVLKPEVFDVVLTTNLFGDILSDLGGAIMGSLGLGGAGNINPEKDFPSMFEPIHGSAPDIAGKNIANPIGQIWSGVMMLEHLGENEAANAILAAVDKTTESGVLPVDLGGSSSTQEISKAVISNL
- a CDS encoding cyclase family protein, yielding MLDISKYKVHDLTHTLGEHIAGYADEPARKLEVDGWNAKTLTIYSHAGTHMDAPLHFGVSDTTVDELHPSKLMAKAWILDVDIHDASQLIDGKDFEGQLEKVQRGDSILVRTHWAENYNQPNFKSELPRLSEAFCRWCVQKKINMLGVEPLSVANVADLKEVTEIHKILLGGGVTIIEGLMGLDQIQSPSVFLIALPLKIQNGDGAPARVVALEEK
- a CDS encoding GntR family transcriptional regulator; protein product: MEHLELVDRIYAAVKQKIFDQELQPGQKITQEKIAAELGVSRSPLLKALQRLETEMLVESIPRRGMYVKSTNINDLIDVFECRAVLEGLSARLTARNITQQQIQTLKDCFSEFIGQKKISMEDYASADRAFHAYILEWSGNQTLSHLEMLSNIHLKAFQAGLIREPKETLTEHLSIIEALENRDQERAEKEMRKHIEQSLIDFKGKLLN
- a CDS encoding transposase, whose protein sequence is MTRKKYTSKFKTKVVLEAIKEQSTVAELAQKYELAPQQINLWKREFLANAEGVFEKKGKSKKSQADDEKDQLLKTIGQLKVENDFLKDALR
- a CDS encoding IS3 family transposase, which translates into the protein MHHPFKGAGRMHTWLTKDKGMLVSKNRIERLYYRVMGLQAVMPGKHTSRRHKAHKVYPYLLRNLTVERPNQVWAMDITYIPIKKGFMYLTAIIDLYSRYVVNWSVSNSMDAEWCQRCLEEAIETHGKPEIINTDQGSQFTSEVFANFVLSQDIKLSMDGKGRAIDNAFIERLWRSVKYEKLYLNPPKDGMDLYLLVAEYFNYYNMERRHTSIEDQRPIDLYQTTQKQAA
- a CDS encoding putative quinol monooxygenase, which encodes MITRIVKLTIQTDRVADFVALFTTYQSDIARFPGCQRVELLADVEERNVFVTLSEWESAEALNAYRKSELFGKVWPATKLLFAAKPEARSFERKIN